Proteins encoded in a region of the Panicum hallii strain FIL2 chromosome 3, PHallii_v3.1, whole genome shotgun sequence genome:
- the LOC112884563 gene encoding uncharacterized protein LOC112884563 has protein sequence MARNAAAAAATLLVAVSVYAAAAGAAVGPPTAVLQETDAAGVEETSSLLAVHRDSHEEVEEEDIKAGRPRRATAGDAASLVSAADEEGKEAGSDWGKPKKLDDDGGDKNDSDSDSDSDSGSDSDSGSESDSDSDSDSDSDSDSDDDEDHNSKHGSNKHPAPGRKGAPGVQPDDELPEMVIKV, from the coding sequence ATGGCccgcaacgccgccgccgccgccgccaccctcctCGTAGCCGTGTCCGTCTACGCAGCCGCAGCCGGCGCCGCAGTGGGCCCGCCGACGGCCGTGCTGCAGGAGACTGACGCCGCCGGCGTGGAGGAAACAAGCAGCCTGCTGGCGGTGCACCGCGACAGTCacgaggaggtggaggaggaggacatCAAGGCTGGGAGGCCTCGGCGCGCCACGGCCGGCGACGCGGCAAGCTTGGTCTCCGCCGCTGACGAGGAAGGCAAGGAAGCTGGATCCGACTGGGGCAAGCCAAAGAAGCtggacgacgacggcggcgacaAGAACGATTCCGATTCAGACTCTGACTCAGATTCAGGTTCCGACTCTGACTCAGGTTCAGAATCTGATTCCGACTCAGACTCTGACTCTGACTCTGACTCTGATtctgacgacgacgaggacCACAACTCCAAGCACGGAAGCAACAAGCATCCGGCTCCCGGGAGGAAGGGAGCTCCCGGAGTTCAGCCCGATGACGAGCTGCCTGAAATGGTGATCAAGGTGTGA